The region ACAACAGAAGCAGAAAAACAATATAAATGTTTGAATATGTTTACAAGAGTCAGTAATTTACAAAAATTTACTTGGCAAGTAAACTAGTACCTTAATGGACACAGTAGACTGCTAATCCTTGACGGTTCTGATGACACGATATCTTTGGGTTGGCGTCAAATCAAAAGTGCCTCTATGGACCAACTTAGTCACGAACCCGTCCTTGGTTTCAATTCCAAGGCTAACCGGAAACACTGGCCAGTAAATTACGTCTGCAGGATAGCAACATGTAGCAGTAGAAGATTATCCATATGTTTTGGAATATCTATCACAAATAGATATTGAACGTCATGTGGCCTGAAAAATAACATACAGTTGCAGCTAATAAAATTTCAGTACCTCTAGTATTGTAAACCTCCTCCCTGTTAAGGATTCCTCCTAGTACGGTAGCACCATAGGCAACTGCTGCAAGCCCGCATTTTTAATAGCTTGTTTAACAAGACTTATTGTCTTCCTACACAGATCTTTGTTCAATTTCTTGAATTGTACCCTAGTCAAGAATTGAGAGAAATTCATTCCATCAAATAGCGACTCAATTTCTACACGGATTTGGTTCTGCCTAATAGATTTTCTCTTGGCATGCTCAATTTCTCTCCTTAGCTTATCAACAGCTTTGGCGTCCTTGCTGATGTCCTTCCCATGTTTTTTCTTGGTCAGATTCATGAAGTACTTCATAATTCTATGATCAAAATCATCACCTCCAGCAATATGGAAATTAAATTATGCAATTAGGTTATACAGCAAATTTCCTTCTATGCACATCTAGAACTAAAGTGCGATTATTTTTCCCCATAATACAACAAACTATTGTAGGTAACAGGTAAATTTTGATATCAATCTTTATCAAATTGAGCAATCTAGCTACCTACATCAGTATGTTATAACAGAGTATACTGCGACTCTAGTGCCATGATACTGTGAAGTCTGTTTTACTGGTGTGTACTTGTCCTAAAAGCATATGGAAAAAGACCATTCACAAAGCCTGATCCTTACCTCCTAAAAATCTATCTCCAGTTGAAGCAAGGACTTGATCTGAAGTCGCACCACCAAGGTGAAAGACCAGAATGTTCTTGACATCGTTTTCATACTTATACTTCATTTCCAACCCGTGCCCAGTGGCAGCGGCAACTGGTGCGTCCATTATTTGGAAAACTTTTAATCATGCAATAACACCAGCATCTTTGGGTAGCTTGCCTTTGGGCATCATTGAAGTGCACTGCAGATAGAGATAGGATAAAGGACGGTTATAACTATGAGGGAAAGCACATCAACCTTAGTTAACATGACAATAATACACTAAGAAAACTGTATTTAAGTTCCAAATGTAAAATGTTCTCACCAGGAACAGCAAGCACGACATTTTTAATTTTCATCCCAAGAAAAGCTTCTGCTATCTCCTTCATCTTAACTAGGATCATGGCACTTATTTCCTCGGGACTGAAGACCTATATTTTTCTGTCCTTCATTGTGACCTCAATATATGGCTTCCCATCTATGTTAACAATTTTATAAGGTAACAATTTGATAGCTCTCTGAACCTCCTCATCCTCAAACCTGTCAAATTTAGTTTATATTATACTAACAATTCAAATTCAAATTACAAAAAGAAATTCACTGTCAATCGACGAAATGTTACTAACTTCCCGTTCATCAACAGAATTTTACTACTTCTCATCACAATAGAATGTTCCTCTTGCATTATACTTTTTTGAATAAATAGGCCTATATACCTTATAAACGATTATTTTGTTATAACAAATCTCGGAGTTGTGAAAATCGAATGTTAAACCTGTAACGACAAGTGATAAGCTCTTATTGAGCTATTTCGTCGAGGTCTCTTGTAATGTATTTCTTTTTTGATTAATTAGGCTTATATGTCCTTATATGTCTTACAAGTATTTGTTCTAACAAATCTCGGGAGTGATAAAACCCGGTATTTAAGCCCTCAACTCTTGCAATCTACTTTTTTTTTTGACGAACTCTTGCAATCTGCTTAGTAACATAGAGTCAGCAAATTTTAGAATAGATGAGCTATAATTATCTTATAAACACGATGTACAATAATAATAAACTTCTTTTTAACAATCGTTATTCTTTTAGGAGATAAGAGAAATATCGGTGCTTTAACATAGATTCTAAGTCTACGGATCGGATCGAATATCTAATAATATTAAATGTCCTCGTGCATAAAAGATAATTTGTGTACAGGGAGGCCTTAAACTAAACAATGGGCGGTGATTTTACCTAAAGAGAGTGTCGCAGCAAACATGATCATCAACCAGCCACTTCGTCTCGAGTAGACAGAGGTCATGACTTCCACCTTAAGTATAACTCTGAACTTTCTCTCCATAAGTATAGATTGCTTGCCAATGAGGTTACATTTGACGCATGCATGTATATTTTGCCAGTTCCCGATTGAGGGAAATTTAAGGATAACGATTTGCAACTAATTAGAGATTAATGCCTCATAACTCTGATTATGTGGATCAGTTGTTCAAATGTTTTGGACTTGGCAGTGGTTATTTGAACCGTGTAGGACTTGGTAGTGGTTACTAAACAAACGTGCTAGGCAGCAGGCACATTAATGAACCATCGTTTGTCATTAAAATCAGAAAGCATTCCACTGAGATTAGAGGTGGCCACTCGTGCGGTCCGGGCCGGGTTTGTAGCGGGTTGGACACTGAACCGGCACTTGAAATGAGCGAATCGGGTCGGGCTGTGCTTGAACTTGCAGAAGGTAACTCGGATTCGGCACTGAACTCGTGTGCGTGCCAGGCGGTTCACGGGTTCGCGGGTTGCATGCTCGCGGGTTGGCACGCGGGGTTCGTTCATGTACAGGTTGTTATATTGTTTCTGTTTCGTTCATGTTTCAAGTTTTCAACCATACCAGTTAtcattataaaatatatatattggTAAATCCAACAACATCATTCACTTGCATGTTCAATGTAGAGAAGTTATTGCTAATTGTATTCTGATTTGTCCGGCTTATAATATTAAATTGTATTCTGATTTAAATTCATGTATTGAAGATGTATAATAAATATTTTTCACTATTTAAAATTCGAAATTAGTATATCAATGTTTATTAAAATATAAACTCGTGGCACCTATAGAAATTTACAAAACGAATAAAATTAGTAAACGAATTTACCAtcatcaattaaaatttaaagtCAAATTACAAATCGAATAAAATTTGTAAACTGAAATTTACAAAAAtgaatttacaaaataaattccTTTAATTCAACAATAAAAACGAATCAACAATATACTATAATCAATAATATACCGAATAAACCCAGAAGTCCAGAATAATACACAAATTAAACTATCCCCTTCTTCCCTTCGTGCGGGCTGTGCGGGTTACAGTCTACGTGCAGCTCGTGCGGGCTTGGTTCGTGCGGGTTCGTGCGGTTCCGGGTTCTGAAATTAGAATTCGTATTCGATTCACCTAATTTAGCGAATTGGTCGGGTTTGAACCGGCCTGGTTCGGTCCGAATTTTTTACGGTTTCCGTACGAACCGGTCCCGAATGagcggttcaaacccgcacatgTGGCCGGCTCTAACTGAGATCCATTTTTAATCAGGCTTTGTCTAGTGTGTGCACGTGTATACACTAAATTTTATGAATTTGTAGTGTTTTATTGGAAGAATCGATGTAAATGTAGGGGTCCACCaatatttatgatttaaaaatcaatCAAATTTCGACACATATCTTCTTATACAACAAAAAATCCCTTTTAATTATAACTATCTTAAATTGCTTcccgttaatatttaaatattttttaatttttttttaataatataatgtTTTTAGGGATTTACCCAAACCTTaaaatttatttacaaaaatactaacatttttaaagttatttttaaaaataaaattttataaaatttcattttcaaaaataggGTTTGCAACATCTAACATAATTACAAAATTTGAAAAGGTATATTTCAAGATTGGGTTTGTTACATTTCAAATTTGCAACCTCTACAATCTTAAAATCAACTctgaaaaaataaaataaaagttgtCTAACGTGTTGCTTATGTTGCAAATcgtatttttgaaaaattaaaattaaaaaatgtatttcttaaaataactttaaaaatgatagtatttttgaaatattttaaaatatagtATTTCTGGAAAAAAAACcatatttttaatatttcatatgaatataaaaataattatagattcataataaaattataaaataattagtAAGAAATTGGGATGTGGTCGTAGTTTAACATGATTAGTTGGGTCCTAGCGAGTTTAGCAATTTAGTAGTTTAGTAGGtgtataacactatttatttttattttaaataaccAAAATAAGATATAACTATTAAACAAATTACATCTCATTTCAGTTATTATAATTTAATACAGATTTGTATTTTAGGTCATTAAAGTTACTTTTAAAACTAAATCTAATTTTTAATTTagttattataaaataaaaatatttttaatatttatttaaaatatctATTTATAACAAAAAATGAACGATATAATTAACTCTTTTGAAATTATGCCCCGTTTGGATACATAAATTTCATTTCAAATCCTGAATTTGATCAAATATGTTGTCTGGCAAATACCCGGGAATTTTTTTCGAGAAACCTTTCTCTGAATATTTTCCCGAGAACTTTTTCTCGGGAATTTTTTCCGGAGAACATTTTCTCGGGAATCTTTCTCCCTGGATTTTTTTTCGAGAGACTTTTCTCGGAAAATTTTCCCTAGAATATTTCTCGGTATTGTTTTTTCGGGAATTGTTTCCCTATAATTTTTTCTCAAGAACTTTTTCCCGAGAATTTTTTTCCCGAAATTTTTTTTCGAGAAGTTTTTTTCGGAAAATTTTCCTGAGAATTTTTTCCTGGGATTTTTTTTCGAGAAACTTTTCTCGGAAAATTTTCCTGAGAATATTTCTCGGCAATTTTTTCCCGAACAACTTGTTTCGTAAAATTTTCTCGAGAACTTTTTCCCGAGAAACATATCTCGGAAATATTTTTCCCGAAAATCAATTCTCGGgatttattttttttttgtaatttttttctAGAAAACTTCGGAAATTTTTTCCGAGAAATTTTTCCGGTTGAAAATATTTATTCCGAAAATTTTCTAGAAAGAAAAAATTTCTAGGAAATGTTTAACGGGAACCTTTTCATCAAGAAGTTTTTTCGAAATTTTCTTTTGGGGATTCTATTTCGAAAATATAtcttgaaataaataaaataaaataaatatttcaattttctgagaaaataaaaaatatatatatatcaagttttaagaaaaaatttaaaacaaaattttgaaattcaattTCTTAAATTTCAATTTGTTGAATATCCAAACAAAAGATTTGGAATTGAAATCCTGAATTTCAAATTCTAGAATTGAAATCTCGGATTTGAAATGAAATTAGTGTTTTCAAACGCTACCTTACATAATTTTAGAAACACAAACAAACATTTCATTGTTATAACTACCTTACAAATATATTTGACTATAATTATTTAACAAATTACAAAATTAAGAAACACAAACAAATTATATGGTAGGGCAGTGTTGTAAAAATCAGAAATCGTACCTAATTGATTAGCACCGATTTAGGATTAATCAAAATTGAAAATGTATCGAAAGAATTAATCGGAATGAAAACTAGTTgcattttattattaaattattaatttaatatatcATTATGACTATACTGATTATTCAttaacacacacatatatatatatatattatatcataaattatataattattcatatttaaatgaATATAATAGTTTTTAGTTTCAATATAATCTCCGTGTTTGTGTTTTTCCGTTAATCATCAGATTTTAATATTGCAATCATCATCGTTAGAGGCGGATCCTCTAAAGTGCAAAGGGGTAATCCGACCCCCcttaaatttttaatttagttaaatatgtacattcaaattatataaaaattaaaaatgaccCCCTTAACAAAAAAGGATTGCCACCTACTTAAATTTTTTTGGTGTCAAAAATCTTTTCAATGGGGCAATATTTATAAGTGAAAGTTATAAactttttgttttaaaaatatatgagttACAAATGAAAGTAAAAGTTAGGAATAGATGACAAAAAAAGTATATGAATTGATATTGAACGAGCATTTAGTTACACCACTTTAACACCATTAATTTTGATAGAATTATAATGAAGTTAATATAAAGTTGATTGTTTACGTGTCATGACTTAATCCACATAATTTGTATCAGTTTTTGATTAAAATTCTATCTTTCAAAATTTGATCAAATACGTGAATGTCAGTTTTTTAACTATTTAGTTGACGCAAAAACCAAAgttttgattttcaaaatttgaatAATATTATTGACCTCGTTCAAAAGATGGTTGAAAAATACAAAGATATGGGTGTAATTCGGTCCTGGCCAgtgggttaaacccaataggtagtatggcTTGGTGATAAAAAACAGaattggattgggtaataattgtatgggtagacaattattatcataacgagattgagtaataattgcatgtgttgacaattattattataatgggaatgggtaataattatatgggtagacaattattattgtaatcataTTAGGTAtatcttgttggctaagtttgtgatgactatatatacatagttatgttattgttttgatgtatgcttgagtattgtttgacttaagtatcgcttcagtgaataccgtttggtgagatttattgtattattgataattgttttgattaataatacaagttgggacgtgggttttttcgcgtcatatattgagtgtgtgttttgcattgtttatttggttctatacttgtgtgtTCCCTTAACAGTGTCGGGCGTAATTCGAGCCAGTTTTAATTGAGCCGAGCCggctcgtttagttaaacgagTCTAAACCTCTTCCCGAACTTGACTCGTTAATTTTCACGAGTCGAATCTAGGCGGCTCATTTAGCTAAACGAGACGGTAAACGCTGCCCGAATTCGACTCATTTAATTTCACGAGTTAAATTGAGTTGACTCGTTTAATTAAACGAGTTGAAATCtgtaaaattcgtaattttatttttaatttatttattagaaattagatattaatttgtctagataaatattttaaaattagaatattctgaaaacattttgtgcaaggtagttgatttgtgaaaagatttgttatttgtggaaataagtgtaagaataatttagaaaatcgaaatttttttagtttaggtaattgtgtatcaaatattttatttatggaatttacttggagaggttgtaaatctttaggaggaaatattattatttcctagttgagatatagggttttgtatcgttataaatacaccatattcgtattccttgtttttatcattaaaattcgtaggactttctcagcaaaaatcagctgtcttgtaaaattcgtagaaaattcatcgtaagtcagaattcagtgattctggacttttcagaaaggtcttttcgttatcttcagctttcgtgtttcgtgtttttcaagaaaatatcgtttagagggtcaaaaagagtaaattcagatctggtcaggctttgaggtaagtaccttttgacttacttttaaatttccgaaaagatatttcagttctgtttttaatttcatataagatataaaaactttgatttcgaaattataagatataagtatttgtgaattttagaacccagtctctacgttttcgaaccgttcgtaatttacgctatagttccggaactagccttagatacccttagtaggcgcacaagtgtgcaactttagatacctattaagggcgcgtaattattgaactttagatgccgaccactggcaaagtgtggtataaagaataagaataagaattagatgccggctactggcaaagtgtggccgtagatcaagactgtggtatttataagaattatcgtttcgttctgttttattctgctcagatctgttataaaatctgtactgttataaattctgctctgttctgttttaaattctgaattttgaaatataaaactttgggttggatttattttagaaaatgttttacaaaattattattgttttaagaaaaatcgttttatcaaaacacccattgtttttctgtttaaaagttagtcaatttgtacttgctgagctgtgtagctcaccccttttaacatttcaggttcggaatttggagcatattaagattaaggactgagaactatgtggagatctgtgctgcttcgtttgtgctatttgaattagaataaagattttgtttttagagaataaatttaattatctgttagacaattattatcggatttgtggagctgcgtctctatttttatgattttgattattgagtttgaccgctgctttgaatttcgtgatctattagaattatcgagtaataatatattttatttttagttttcgatttagaatttaatagtccggaagtgcgggctgttacagttggtatcaagagcaggctgtccttcggagtgtattaggtatgggactagtacattccctaggatgcgatcctttagactatcgtataggtcttagaaaattattttggatttagggcatttatttgtgtgattatttgatatgtttgacttttgtgtttttttgattaTTGACTATAAGTTTAGAATTTGTTTTGTGTGTTCTAGTAAAGATGGATGGAGAAAATCAGAACAACAATGAAAATCAGGGCAATAATGATGAAGGAGGAAACGTCTTTGACCAGCTGGCTGAAACTCTAGCTGTACTTGTGAATCAGCAACCGAAGCCCAACATCGTCTCTCAATTCAAGCGTTTGAACCCGCCAACTTTTGATGGAGCTACAGACCCGGCTATCGTTGAGATGTGGATCcaagagatggaaaaagctttcGGACTTCTGGGGAGCAATGAGGAACAGAAGGTGACCTTAGCTGTGTACCAATTGCAAGGAAGCGCTTACGACTGGTGGCTTATGGAAAAGAGGAAGAATGAGACGACAAATCTTGAAGAAAATCATGAACCGTACACTTGGGCAAAGTTCAAGAAGGCTTTAGAGGACAAGTACTTTCCGAGAACAGTTCGTCTGCAGAAAGAGAGGGACTTCATTCGACTTCAACAAGGTGGAAGAACCGTCATTGAATACGAAGCAGAATTTGCAAAGCTTGCGAAGTACGCGTCGACCCTAGTAGCAGATGAGAGCAGTCGAGCACGAAGATTAGAGGAGGGACTTCGAAGTGACATCAGGAATTCAGTGGCGTCGTTTGAACTTCAGACGTACGAGGCTGTCCTCAACAAGGCGTTAGTGATCGAAAGGGGCTTGGCAGAATCTGAAAAGGCGTCTGGCAGTTGGAATAAGAGGCGGTTCACTCAAACTAGTGGGCAATCTTTTCAAGGGGGACCACTCAAGAAGCCACACGTGTACGATAACATCGGGGGTCAAGGTGATCGAGAGACGTGTACCAGGTGCGGCAAGAATCATCCGGACAAAGTCTGTCGTTGGAATACAGGTGCTTGTTTTCATTGCGGAGAAGTAGGACATAAGATTTCGAATTGTCCGCACAATCCGCCACCGCCACCAAGGAAGGAAGCAGATAACAAGATGGGCAAAGGACGTGTGTTTCAGCTGACAGGAAATGACAACTATCGCAATTAAGGTATGATTTCTTTTCTTTAGTgacttatttaatttatttatgttatgtgaatttggggaccaaattcttttaaggagggaagaatgtaaaattcgtaattttatttttaatttatttattagaaattagatattaatttgtctagataaatattttaaaattagaatattctgaaaacattttgtgcaaggtagttgatttgtgaaaagatttgttatttgtggaaataagtgtaagaataatttagaaaatcgaaatttttttagtttaggtaattgtgtatcaaatattttatttatggaatttacttggagaggttgtaaatctttaggaggaaatattattatttcctagttgagatatagggttttgtatcgttataaatacaccatattcgtattccttgtttttatcattaaaattcgtaggactttctcagcaaaaatcagctgtcttgtaaaattcgtagaaaattcatcgtaagtcagaattcagtgattctggacttttcagaaaggtcttttcgttatcttcagctttcgtgtttcgtgtttttcaagaaaatatcgtttagagggtcaaaaagagtaaattcagatctggtcaggctttgaggtaagtaccttttgacttacttttaaatttccgaaaagatatttcagttctgtttttaatttcatataagatataaaaactttgatttcgaaattataagatataagtatttgtgaattttagaacccagtctctacgttttcgaaccgttcgtaatttacgctatagttccggaactagccttagatacccttagtaggcgcacaagtgtgcaactttagatacctattaagggcgcgtaattattgaactttagatgccgaccactggcaaagtgtggtataaagaataagaataagaattagatgccggctactggcaaagtgtggccgtagatcaagactgtggtatttataagaattatcgtttcgttctgttttattctgctcagatctgttataaaatctgtactgttataaattctgctctgttctgttttaaattctgaattttgaaatataaaactttgggttggatttattttagaaaatgttttacaaaattattattgttttaagaaaaatcgttttatcaaaacacccattgtttttctgtttaaaagttagtcaatttgtacttgctgagctgtgtagctcaccccttttaacatttcaggttcggaatttggagcatattaagattaaggactgagaactatgtggagatctgtgctgcttcgtttgtgctatttgaattagaataaagattttgtttttagagaataaatttaattatctgttagacaattattatcggatttgtggagctgcgtctctatttttatgattttgattattgagtttgaccgctgctttgaatttcgtgatctattagaattatcgagtaataatatattttatttttagttttcgatttagaatttaatagtccggaagtgcgggctgttacagttggtatcaagagcaggctgtccttcggagtgtattaggtatgggactagtacattccctaggatgcgatcctttagactatcgtataggtcttagaaaattattttggatttagggcatttatttgtgtgattatttgatatgtttgacttttgtgtttttttgattaTTGACTATAAGTTTAGAATTTGTTTTGTGTGTTCTAGTAAAGATGGATGGAGAAAATCAGAACAACAATGAAAATCAGGGCAATAATGATGAAGGAGGAAACGTCTTTGACCAGCTGGCTGAAACTCTAGCTGTACTTGTGAATCAGCAACCGAAGCCCAACATCGTCTCTCAATTCAAGCGTTTGAACCCGCCAACTTTTGATGGAGCTACAGACCCGGCTATCGTTGAGATGTGGATCcaagagatggaaaaagctttcGGACTTCTGGGGAGCAATGAGGAACAGAAGGTGACCTTAGCTGTGTACCAATTGCAAGGAAGCGCTTACGACTGGTGGCTTATGGAAAAGAGGAAGAATGAGACGACAAATCTTGAAGAAAATCATGAACCGTACACTTGGGCAAAGTTCAAGAAGGCTTTAGAGGACAAGTACTTTCCGAGAACAGTTCGTCTGCAGAAAGAGAGGGACTTCATTCGACTTCAACAAGGTGGAAGAACCGTCATTGAATACGAAGCAGAATTTGCAAAGCTTGCGAAGTACGCGTCGACCCTAGTAGCAGATGAGAGCAGTCGAGCACGAAGATTAGAGGAGGGACTTCGAAGTGACATCAGGAATTCAGTGGCGTCGTTTGAACTTCAGACGTACGAGGCTGTCCTCAACAAGGCGTTAGTGATCGAAAGGGGCTTGGCAGAATCTGAAAAGGCGTCTGGCAGTTGGAATAAGAGGCGGTTCACTCAAACTAGTGGGCAATCTTTTCAAGGGGGACCACTCAAGAAGCCACACGTGTACGATAACATCGGGGGTCAAGGTGATCGAGAGACGTGTACCAGGTGCGGCAAGAATCATCCGGACAAAGTCTGTCGTTGGAATACAGGTGCTTGTTTTCATTGCGGAGAAGTAGGACATAAGATTTCGAATTGTCCGCACAATCCGCCACCGCCACCAAGGAAGGAAGCAGATAACAAGATGGGCAAAGGACGTGTGTTTCAGCTGACAGGAAATGACAACTATCGCAATTAAGGTATGATTTCTTTTCTTTAGTgacttatttaatttatttatgttatgtgaatttggggaccaaattcttttaaggagggaagaatgtaaaattcgtaattttatttttaatttatttattagaaattagatattaatttgtctagataaatattttaaaattagaatattctgaaaacattttgtgcaaggtagttgatttgtgaaaagatttgttatttgtggaaataagtgtaagaataatttagaaaatcgaaatttttttagtttaggtaattgtgtatcaaatattttatttatggaatttacttggagaggttgtaaatctttaggaggaaatattattatttcctagttgagatatagggttttgtatcgttataaatacaccatattcgtattccttgtttttatcattaaaattcgtaggactttctcagcaaaaatcagctgtcttgtaaaattcgtagaaaattcatcgtaagtcagaattcagtgattctggacttttcagaaaggtcttttcgttatcttcagctttcgtgtttcgtgtttttcaagaaaatatcgtttagagggtcaaaaagagtaaattcagatctggtcaggctttgaggtaagtaccttttgacttacttttaaatttccgaaaagatatttcagttctgtttttaatttcatataagatataaaaactttgatttcgaaattataagatataagtatttgtgaattttagaacccagtctctacgttttcgaaccgttcgtaatttacgctatagttccggaactagccttagatacccttagtaggcgcacaagtgtgcaactttagatacctattaagggcgcgtaattattgaactttagatgccgaccactggcaaagtgtggtataaagaataagaataagaattagatgccggctactggcaaagtgtggccgtagatcaagactgtggtatttataagaattatcgtttcgttctgttttattctgctcagatctgttataaaatctgtactgttataaattctgctctgttctgttttaaattctgaattttgaaatataaaactttgggttggatttattttagaaaatgttttacaaaattattattgttttaagaaaaatcgttttatcaaaacacccattgtttttctgtttaaaagttagtcaatttgtacttgctgagctgtgtagctcacc is a window of Apium graveolens cultivar Ventura chromosome 11, ASM990537v1, whole genome shotgun sequence DNA encoding:
- the LOC141696412 gene encoding uncharacterized protein LOC141696412; this translates as MDGENQNNNENQGNNDEGGNVFDQLAETLAVLVNQQPKPNIVSQFKRLNPPTFDGATDPAIVEMWIQEMEKAFGLLGSNEEQKVTLAVYQLQGSAYDWWLMEKRKNETTNLEENHEPYTWAKFKKALEDKYFPRTVRLQKERDFIRLQQGGRTVIEYEAEFAKLAKYASTLVADESSRARRLEEGLRSDIRNSVASFELQTYEAVLNKALVIERGLAESEKASGSWNKRRFTQTSGQSFQGGPLKKPHVYDNIGGQGDRETCTRCGKNHPDKVCRWNTGACFHCGEVGHKISNCPHNPPPPPRKEADNKMGKGRVFQLTGNDNYRN